In Caldicoprobacter guelmensis, the sequence GTTATGCCATTTACCAGCAGGAATTAACACTGCATAGCCAGCGCATACCCTTCGCCTATAATTAAGGTTATTTCTGTCATCTCCCATCAAGACCAGACCTTGCCCCTGTTCGATGCGTATAAATTGGTCAACATCGGGATGCATTTCCAGGCCTATATCTTCTCCTGGATTGATTTTCATCAGAGTAAGTTGCAGATATTTCCCCGTCCATAAAGCCAGACGGAAGTTGTCATTTTGCAATGTGGCGTGTTGAATATTAACTACAAACGGTTCGCTGCCATAGTCTTTTAAGGGGATGTATTCTTCCCCAAAGTCTGGTGTATATGCTGACCGGTCCATCCAAAAATAATAATCGTAGTTAGGATATATGGGCCTGTCATTATAGCAAGGTGGATAAGGATAATAGCGATGGGAACACATGGCGCTCTCTCTCCTTTCGATGATTTGAATATCATGTTTTGTTTGTTGGTGATGGGCAAAAATTCACGGTTAAATTCCTTAAAGCTTTGACATTTCTTTATATATATAATATGTTATATATCTTCTAAAGGTGTTTAATTCAATAATGTGTAAAATTTTGGGTATTATGCAGTTTTCAAAAATACGTTTTTGAACCAAATTATGATATAATTTGATCAAGTGCAAATGCTAACTATAAATTTGGCAAAAAGGGGGATTTTTCATGAATACATATGAACATCGCAAAGGAAAAGCTGTTGTAAAGATTGTAGCACCTGACGGTGCGCCTTTAAGGATGAAAGAGGTGGTGATAAGGCAGACAAAACACAAATTCCTGTTTGGCTGTGCCGAATTTGCTGTTGTCCCATTGGCAAATGACCAGCTAGAAGGCGAACAAAAAGAAAAGGCTTTGTGGGTTTTTGAAAAGTTTTTGGACCTTTTTAATTTTGCCACACTGCCATTTTACTGGGGAAGATTTGAACCTGTTAGGGGGAACCCAGATACTGTTCGTTTGAAAAAAGCGGCACAGTGGCTTAAGGAGCGAGGGTGTGTTTCAAAAGGACATCCTCTTTGCTGGCACACCGTTACTGCCCCATGGCTGCTTGAAATGACCAATACCGAAATTTTAAGTGCCCAACTTGCCAGGATCCGAAGAGAAGTAAATGATTTTGCCGG encodes:
- a CDS encoding cupin domain-containing protein encodes the protein MCSHRYYPYPPCYNDRPIYPNYDYYFWMDRSAYTPDFGEEYIPLKDYGSEPFVVNIQHATLQNDNFRLALWTGKYLQLTLMKINPGEDIGLEMHPDVDQFIRIEQGQGLVLMGDDRNNLNYRRRVCAGYAVLIPAGKWHNVINTGHIPLKLYSIYAPPEHPRGTVHKTKEDAQHHE